Sequence from the Rhizobium sp. TH2 genome:
ATCGGGAATCTCGGTCTCGGTCTGCCAGATCGTCACCGGCGCATGGCCGGAAATCTTGGTGAGCGCTGCGATCATATCGCGGTCGCGATTGAGGCCGGGAAGCTGGACGACGGCTGATTTCATTGGTTTGTCTCCGTGACGGCGGACAGATAGTCCGGAGGAACTTCGTGGGTGAGCCATACGCCATTGTCGGCGGCGAAGAAAGCATAACCTGCGGCCTGCATGGCGCGGGAATCGACTTTCAACAGGACATGCGGCCCCTTGCGGCGGATCGCGACAGTACGGGCGGTCTCAACGTCGGGCGAGAGGTGCACATGGGTTCGGTTCATCGGCTTCAATCCGGATGTGCCGATTGCCTCCCACGCCCTGCCAGTCGTGCCGTGGTAGAGGATGTCAGGCGGCGATTGCGGCTTGAGCCCGAGATCGACCTCGACCGAATGCCCCTGCGCGGCACGAATCCGGTCGCCCGCAAGAGTGAAACGCTTCTTGGGATTTTCGGCGATTACGCGCTGGATATCCGCATCAACTATGCTGAATTTTTCACAGAGCTTGCCGCTCAGTTCGGAATAGTCCGTCCAGCCCTCGGCATCGAGCAGAAGGTCGAGTTCCTGCGGCGCGTGTCGCAGGACGTAGCTCAGGAACTTGGAGGTCTCGGTGTCGCTGGCGGGCATGGTCAGTTGCGCGGATCGAAGGGCGATTGCGCCATTTCCTGGAAATCGCGGAGTTCGAGACGCTTCTCGATCTGGTCAATACGATCTTCTATTCGATGAACCAATTCATATAGATTGTTGAGATCACTTTGGTGCGTGGTCACCATTCGCCGCAGCGAGTGACACTCCGATCTCAAATCTCTGATTGCCAGATCCGACTTGTCATTGCGCTGATGAAGCCGCCGAAGTACCTCGTGAAGGAGCTCCTGGCTTACATCTGTCATTCGGCGGCATTCACGCGCTTAAGGCGGTCGCCGAACAGCTTTTGCTTCAACGCCTCGGTTCTCGCTTGGCCCACGGCAAGCTCGCGATTTGTGTCACGCATGAAGGCTGCGGTCTCTTCAAGAGACTCGGCCAAGCGTTCGGCCTTTTCGTCAAGCTTAAGAAGCTCTTCGTATATTTCTTGCGTAACCTCAGCCATGCAAACCTCCAACCTCTACCCGAGGTTGATAGTATAATTCTCGATCACCGTGTTGGCGAGGAGTTTCTCGCACATCGCCTTGAGGTCGCTCTCCGCCTTCGCCTTATCGTCGTGCTCGATGGCAAGATCGAAGACCTTGCCCTGGCGGACGTGATCGACGCCCGAAAAACCGAGCGAGCCGAGCGCGCCCTCGATTGCCTTGCCCTGCGGATCCAGAACGCCGTTCTTCAGTGTGACGACGACACGTGCCTTGATCATTTTCCCCTCAAACTCAAATCTTGATTACTTTACAAGGACCGGGCCGCTGGCGCGGATCGGTTCGTTCTCATTGATGATGCCGAGACGGCGCGCGACTTCCTGATAGGCGTCGAGCAACCCGCCGAGATCCTTGCGGAAACGGTCCTTGTCGAGACGTTCCTTGGTCTCTATGTCCCACAGGCGGCAGGAGTCCGGCGAAATCTCGTCGGCGAGGATGATGCGCATCATGTCGCCCTCATAGAGCCGGCCGCATTCGATCTTGAAATCGACGAGCTGGATGCCGACGCCGAGGAAGAGACCGGTGAGAAAGTCATTGATGCGGATGGCGAGCGCCATCACGTCGTCGAGTTCCTGCGGGCTTGCCCAGCCGAAAGCCGTGATATGCTCTTCGGACACCATCGGGTCTTCGAGTGCATCCGACTTGAAATAGAATTCGATGATCGAACGCGGCAGGACGAGGCCTTCCTCGATACCGAGGCGGGTCGACAGTTCACCGGCGGCGACATTGCGCACCACCACTTCGAGCGGGATCATCTCGACTTCGCGGATCAACTGCTCGCGCATGTTGAGGCGGCGGATGAAATGTGTCGGAATGCCGATGCGGTTCAGATGCGTGAAGATGAATTCGGAGATCCGGTTGTTGATGACGCCCTTGCCATCGATGATCTCATGCTTCTTTTTGTTGAATGCGGTCGCGTCATC
This genomic interval carries:
- a CDS encoding RNA 2'-phosphotransferase, which produces MTMPASDTETSKFLSYVLRHAPQELDLLLDAEGWTDYSELSGKLCEKFSIVDADIQRVIAENPKKRFTLAGDRIRAAQGHSVEVDLGLKPQSPPDILYHGTTGRAWEAIGTSGLKPMNRTHVHLSPDVETARTVAIRRKGPHVLLKVDSRAMQAAGYAFFAADNGVWLTHEVPPDYLSAVTETNQ
- the purS gene encoding phosphoribosylformylglycinamidine synthase subunit PurS, with product MIKARVVVTLKNGVLDPQGKAIEGALGSLGFSGVDHVRQGKVFDLAIEHDDKAKAESDLKAMCEKLLANTVIENYTINLG
- the purC gene encoding phosphoribosylaminoimidazolesuccinocarboxamide synthase, which translates into the protein MNNRRRRIYEGKGKILYEGPEPGTLVQFFKDDATAFNKKKHEIIDGKGVINNRISEFIFTHLNRIGIPTHFIRRLNMREQLIREVEMIPLEVVVRNVAAGELSTRLGIEEGLVLPRSIIEFYFKSDALEDPMVSEEHITAFGWASPQELDDVMALAIRINDFLTGLFLGVGIQLVDFKIECGRLYEGDMMRIILADEISPDSCRLWDIETKERLDKDRFRKDLGGLLDAYQEVARRLGIINENEPIRASGPVLVK